In one Bordetella pertussis 18323 genomic region, the following are encoded:
- a CDS encoding tryptophan--tRNA ligase, producing the protein MNTRVLTGITTTGTPHLGNYAGAIRPAIQASTQPGVDAFFFLADYHALIKCDDPARVARSRLELAATWLAAGLDPERVTFYRQSDIPEITELCWLLTCVTPKGLMNRAHAYKASVDQNAAKGVEPDDGVTMGLFSYPVLMAADILLFNANQVPVGRDQVQHLEMARDIAQRFNHLYGREFFVLPEVVIAEEVATLPGLDGRKMSKSYNNTIPLFEGGAAGLRNATQRIVTDSRLPGEPKDAEASHLYMLYRAFSTQQESMAFRRQLEEGMGWGDAKQALYERLERDLAPMRERYVELISNPGLIEDILQVGAAKARKLAQPLVRTLRDAVGLGVLQPAAAKAAQPARKAAKDARFVSFRDEDGSFRFRLLAADGEELLCSVPFANPKEAGALMRRLQDEAPEQALRGHDDVSYAAWLDGKEVAYGPQAADAGARDALLAKAREALAQLAAA; encoded by the coding sequence ATGAATACCCGAGTCCTCACCGGCATCACCACCACCGGCACGCCGCACCTGGGCAATTACGCGGGCGCGATCCGCCCCGCCATCCAGGCCAGTACCCAGCCGGGCGTGGACGCGTTTTTCTTCCTGGCCGACTATCACGCGCTGATCAAGTGCGACGATCCGGCGCGGGTGGCGCGTTCGCGGCTGGAGCTCGCCGCCACCTGGCTGGCCGCGGGGCTGGACCCGGAACGCGTCACGTTCTATCGCCAGTCGGACATCCCGGAAATCACCGAGCTGTGCTGGCTGCTGACCTGCGTGACCCCCAAGGGCCTGATGAACCGGGCGCACGCCTACAAGGCGTCGGTGGACCAGAATGCCGCCAAGGGCGTCGAGCCGGATGACGGCGTGACCATGGGACTGTTCTCGTATCCCGTCCTGATGGCCGCCGACATCCTGCTGTTCAACGCCAACCAGGTGCCGGTCGGGCGCGACCAGGTCCAGCACCTGGAAATGGCGCGCGATATCGCGCAGCGTTTCAACCACCTGTATGGCCGCGAATTCTTCGTCCTGCCCGAAGTGGTGATCGCCGAGGAGGTCGCGACCTTGCCGGGCCTGGATGGCCGCAAGATGTCCAAGAGCTACAACAACACCATTCCGCTGTTCGAAGGCGGAGCGGCGGGCCTGCGCAACGCCACGCAGCGCATCGTCACCGATTCGCGCCTGCCGGGCGAGCCCAAGGACGCCGAGGCCTCGCACCTGTACATGCTGTACCGCGCCTTCTCCACGCAGCAGGAATCCATGGCGTTTCGCCGCCAGCTCGAAGAAGGCATGGGCTGGGGCGACGCCAAGCAGGCCTTGTACGAACGGCTGGAGCGCGATCTCGCGCCGATGCGCGAGCGCTATGTCGAACTGATTTCCAACCCCGGCCTGATCGAGGACATCCTGCAGGTCGGCGCCGCCAAGGCGCGCAAGCTGGCGCAACCGCTGGTCCGCACGCTGCGCGATGCGGTGGGCCTGGGCGTCTTGCAGCCGGCTGCGGCCAAGGCCGCCCAGCCGGCCCGCAAGGCCGCCAAGGACGCGCGTTTCGTCAGCTTCCGCGACGAGGATGGCAGTTTCCGTTTCCGGCTGCTTGCCGCCGACGGGGAAGAGTTGCTGTGCTCGGTGCCTTTCGCCAATCCCAAGGAAGCGGGCGCGCTGATGCGCCGCCTGCAGGACGAGGCGCCCGAGCAGGCCTTGCGCGGCCACGATGACGTGTCGTATGCGGCCTGGCTGGATGGCAAGGAAGTGGCGTACGGACCGCAAGCCGCCGATGCCGGCGCGCGCGATGCGCTGCTGGCCAAGGCCCGCGAGGCCCTGGCCCAACTGGCTGCAGCCTAG
- a CDS encoding IS481-like element IS481 family transposase: MNTHKHARLTFLRRLEMVQQLIAHQVCVSEAARAYGVTAPTVRKWLGRFLAQGQAGLADASSRPTVSPRAIAPAKALAIVELRRKRLTQARIAQALGVSASTVSRVLARAGLSHLADLEPAEPVVRYEHQAPGDLLHIDIKKLGRIQRPGHRVTGNRRDTVEGAGWDFVFVAIDDHARVAFTDIHPDERFPSAVQFLKDAVAYYQRLGVTIQRLLTDNGSAFRSRAFAALCHELGIKHRFTRPYRPQTNGKAERFIQSALREWAYAHTYQNSQHRADAMKSWLHHYNWHRPHQGIGRAVPISRLNLDEYNLLTVHT, from the coding sequence ATGAACACCCATAAGCATGCCCGATTGACCTTCCTACGTCGACTCGAAATGGTCCAGCAATTGATCGCCCATCAAGTTTGTGTGTCTGAAGCGGCCCGCGCCTATGGGGTCACCGCGCCGACTGTGCGCAAATGGCTGGGCCGCTTCCTGGCTCAGGGCCAGGCGGGCTTGGCCGATGCGTCCTCGCGCCCGACGGTCTCGCCCCGAGCGATTGCGCCGGCCAAGGCGCTGGCTATCGTGGAGCTGCGCCGCAAGCGGCTGACCCAAGCGCGCATCGCCCAGGCGCTGGGCGTGTCAGCCAGCACCGTCAGCCGCGTCCTGGCCCGCGCCGGTCTGTCGCACCTGGCCGACCTGGAGCCGGCCGAGCCGGTGGTGCGCTACGAGCATCAGGCCCCCGGCGATCTGCTGCACATCGACATCAAGAAGCTGGGACGTATCCAGCGCCCTGGCCACCGGGTCACGGGCAACCGACGCGATACCGTTGAGGGGGCCGGCTGGGACTTCGTCTTCGTGGCCATCGATGACCACGCCCGCGTGGCCTTCACCGACATCCACCCCGACGAGCGCTTCCCCAGCGCCGTCCAGTTCCTCAAGGACGCAGTGGCCTACTACCAGCGCCTGGGCGTGACCATCCAGCGCTTGCTCACCGACAATGGCTCGGCCTTTCGCAGCCGCGCCTTCGCCGCGCTGTGCCATGAGCTGGGCATCAAGCACCGCTTTACCCGACCTTACCGCCCACAGACCAATGGCAAGGCCGAACGCTTCATCCAGTCGGCCTTGCGTGAGTGGGCTTACGCTCACACCTACCAGAACTCCCAACACCGAGCCGATGCCATGAAATCCTGGCTACACCACTACAACTGGCATCGACCCCACCAAGGCATCGGGCGCGCTGTACCCATCTCCAGACTCAACCTGGACGAATACAACCTATTGACAGTTCACACCTAG